GTAGAACTCATGCGTGCGAGAGGCCGTATCACTGTggagtgtgtggacaggccttTGCACAAAGTGGTCAGCTGGCTCGTCACATAAGGAGCCATCACCGAGAGGCTGGAGGTGGAGGAAATGTTTGTGAGTCGGCGGAGATGGTCACGATGGAGGAGGATGCGGGGAGGCTAAGGGTAAGAGGGAGACTTCAAATGCAGCCACCAGGGATCCTTGGGAAGGGAGTGGTTGGAGATTTAAGAGCACAAGCCTCCTCTGAGGTGGACTTGACCCTCTCTAAACATCCATCCGTGGCTTCCGGTTTAGCACTTTTGACCCCTCAGGGGAGAGCAGCAGACAGAGACCTGCTGAGACTCTACCAGCGGTCAGGAGAAGGGGGTGAGGAGGAAGTGGAAGGGCAGGGGGAGCCCCAGCTCTCCCCACCCTGCGCCAGCCCCTCCGAAGGCTCACTTGAGAGCGGAGAGACGGGAGGGAGCGGAGAGAGTGGCATTGCTAGTGGCAACTGTACGCCCAAGCGTCCAGATATGGGCGATAAGGCGCGCGGGGTTGGTGAGTGGGAAAACGAAAGAGGAGAGCTTGTTAGGAGGGAGAAAGAGTGGAGCTCTGTGCAAGTCAGTGAAGTTGTGCAGGAGTGGCAGAGGGACAATGAGCGGAGGAGCGTAGCAGGAGGAGCAAATACTGGAGGAAGCACCAACCCCATGTCCGGTTCCACGGTCAAAAGGAAGAAAGATGAGGCCTGCGAATACTGCGGCAAACAGTTCAGGAACAGCAGCAACCTGACTGTTCATAGACGCAGCCACACAGGTGAGCGGCCGTACCGCTGTGGCCTCTGCAACTACGCCTGCGCCCAGAGTTCAAAGTTAACGCGCCACATGAAGACTCATGGCGCGCAGGGAGCCAAGGCCTCCTTCTTGTGCCAGCTGTGCTCAGTGCCATTCACTGTGTACGCGACCTTGGAGAAACATCTGAAGAAAGTTCACGGTCTGAGCCATGCCAGCGTGGGCACTTTCACACAAGCCAGCCCTGCAGACACTTTAGCAGCTCTCAGGGCCAGGGGGGAGGCGGCTGGGGTGAaaacggaggaggaggaggagaccaGTTTGGATCGGATAGACATGGATCCCAAGGTGCAAAGTCATAGTGCAAGGGGcatggaggtggaggaggctaAAACTCTGGAGGATGTAGGTAGCCCAGCTCTAGGAGAGGGTCTCCCATGTGAAAGCAGTGCAGAAACTTGCTTAGCCTTGACTTCAGCACTCTAAAAGGTTTTACACCGAAAACAAGCACTGTATAGGACTCAACTTGCTCATGccaataaaaaagcaaagacagtCAAGGTAAAGCAGAGTCTTATCTAAAGAagaagctgcagctctgcagcaggt
The Oryzias latipes chromosome 13, ASM223467v1 DNA segment above includes these coding regions:
- the LOC101161179 gene encoding B-cell lymphoma/leukemia 11A, with translation MSRRKLGSRPQHLSAIQDTTVFEDGSHSSGDPHSHAPPPMHAPDEGRDLLTCGQCNKAFPLAHILAFIQHKQGGCGSRSQATGISATPPSPASRARHQHTGKSGPGPTLAGFIELRRGTARNQAWGEELGMSVKTEPDKSVPEEPLYFICQQCEGIFPSAWALLQHAQHMHSFSIYQEDEEENMDMGEDGRGFQDLAPVAAVLDPRHLTQTLASAFQPSVLRRSRPPTSSSSNSQAMNFSVRLKELAEGSNTSSSSPRGLVLSPSSSPPAASPFPHTVTLQTDFHCELCNQNFQSLRALSAHRRTHACERPYHCGVCGQAFAQSGQLARHIRSHHREAGGGGNVCESAEMVTMEEDAGRLRVRGRLQMQPPGILGKGVVGDLRAQASSEVDLTLSKHPSVASGLALLTPQGRAADRDLLRLYQRSGEGGEEEVEGQGEPQLSPPCASPSEGSLESGETGGSGESGIASGNCTPKRPDMGDKARGVGEWENERGELVRREKEWSSVQVSEVVQEWQRDNERRSVAGGANTGGSTNPMSGSTVKRKKDEACEYCGKQFRNSSNLTVHRRSHTGERPYRCGLCNYACAQSSKLTRHMKTHGAQGAKASFLCQLCSVPFTVYATLEKHLKKVHGLSHASVGTFTQASPADTLAALRARGEAAGVKTEEEEETSLDRIDMDPKVQSHSARGMEVEEAKTLEDVGSPALGEGLPCESSAETCLALTSAL